CGCAACTTGACTGACACCTCCCCGTCCCAGGCTTCGGGCTTCGATTGCTGCCCAAATACGCCGTGTTTTCTCGTTCAAGTAAGGCAATAACGAATCATACTTGTCTTGAATGCTTTCGACTACCTGGTTATCAGACATATAAGGCTTTAATTCCTTTACATTCTGATACTCTAACTATTCGGCCAATTGTTCAAGTTATTTTTACATGATTCCTAACTTACCGTTGCCATTTTTGGACTTGCCATTGATAGCCAGTTTCCCGGACGCAAGCCTAAGCTCAAGAATGTGTTGTGCGATTGTCTGTGCGTCAGAATCACTCAGTTGCTCGATGTCTGCACCAACTTCAACACAGAGTTTAGCAATTTCCTCAAGACTTACTTCAATGTTATGAGGCTGTAAAAGTTGTTGAATTTTGTCCATGTGACCTCTTTGAGATTTATACAATCAAATCTAGTCTAATCTCATCACTATTGCAGTGCAATTACGATGATATTAACCTATAATTATCAGAACTTGTTTCACAGATGCAATGAATTTGGGATGATAATGTGATGAATCCACTTGAAAAACAAGCTACAGACATGACCGACCGTTACCAAATCACCATTACTCTTTGTAAAAAAGCTTATGACCAGTACAAAGAAGTTTCTGACTGGAAAGAAATTCCCATGGCCACCTTATTGCGACAAATACTAGAACGTGAGCAAGAGTCTCCAGCTTTCGCTTCTTTATACAGGAGGGCTGCTGCTAAAGAATAGGAGGGCTGCGAAGAGGGGAAGGGGGAAAGGGGAAAGGGGAAGGGTGATTATTGGAGAGATTGATTTATGGCTTGGATTTGATTTGATAGCATACGGCTTAACTCTACAGCTTGGTTGTAAAGTTGGGTATAAGTTGGTTGTTCTAAATAGCCAACTTCTAATGCGACTCTTAAAAGACTACGAATTTCTCCTGCGGAACCTTTAGCAATATTGAGAAAGTTTACGTATTCTCTTCGAGAAGCTCTTTCAAATCCTTCTGCAATATTTCTTGGAACTGATACTGAAGCACGCCGTAATAAATCAGGGGAAAAGGGGAAGGGAAAAAGGGGAAAGGGAAACAAACAGGTGTTTCAAGTATTTACCTGCTACTAAGTTATCGTACTGGCTACCTCAAAAATATTCCTTTTTGTTTGACTATTTTAAAATAAGCTAATCGTCATTCATTTTTCCAGAATGATTTGCTTGTAGTAAAGGCTTCAGCCCTACCTTCATGCAACTTAAATGCCGATTAGCTTACTTGCTCTATACCGTATAGAGAAAGAACTTTGCAAAGCTTCCTTTCTCCCTTACCCATTTCCCTTTCCCCCTTCTTTGTAATTGATCTCTTAAACCAAAATCTCTACTCAGTTCTCCATCTTTAGTTAACAAATATATTTGTTTAACTAATTCAATTTCTTTCTGCCATACTCTCAAATCTTCAAAAGTCTCAATTTTCTTCTTTTCCATTCCTTTCCCCCTTACCCTTTACCCTTATTTTATAAGTATGGAGAAAAAATATCCTTTGGACTGGTTAAAGCTGTCTTGCGAAAAAGTTTATTGCTGTTCAATTACAGATCGCACTTGGCGCAAATGGCTTCGACTGTGCCAAGTTCCCCAGTATTCGCGTACTGTTGAAACCGAAAAAGCACTTCACCTTTTGACTTTGGCTTACATGAAAAAACTCAAGCCTTGTCAAAAATTTACTTTACTTCAGATTAAGTTCAAACTTAAAGAAAACCCTTCTTCAGAATTACATCTTGCTGAAGCCATTTATGACGCTCGTTTCACTAACGCCAAAGGAGCAGACTTACCAGAAATCATTTTGAGAGTTACTGGAAGACAAGTCGGCTTACGAACTCTCTACCGTTGGGCACAAAAACAGCAAGTCACTTTTGGCGTGGGTAAACAGTTAACTCGCCCAGAAGTTGAGCAATGGATTCGATGGGCTACAGCTTAATAATCAGCCAACCTTTTACATTGGCGACTTTAGACTGAGCAAATGGGTGCATGGTAATCAGGAGAAGGGAATTTTAACCTTTACCTATTAATATGCATCCTTTCTCTCGTTAATTAGAGAAGTGGCTGCTCCTAAAAAACCAGGATTCTATTTTGAATTTCCCGCCATATTGAAAATTTATATAGGCTCTGGGTGTACATTGATGAAAAAATTAGCCGAACTTTATGAACTTTTGTTAAATAGTGATAATTCTTAGAAGCAAGACTGATTAAGTAATAGTAATTAATGGTGAATTTGAGGAGCAAAAGAAGCCTAATTCTTTTTTAATCTTCCAAGAATGGTACCTATAGAATGTGAATTTAGTGCTATAGAACCTAATTAATCGGTTGGAAGTTTACTGAGATGAAGTGACTTATACAAGAATAAACTCAATCACTCAATAGCTTTTGGAAAAACAATTTCGAGATTTTTTGAGCAACTGCTCAACTAAATGAGCAAACCACCCATACTAAACTAATTGAGAGAATTTGCTTTATGGCTAGACTTAGTATTCCATCAAATTTCATCGGTACCCTCGGTGACGACGCTCTAGTTGGGGAAGAACTGAATGCCTCTCCAGCAATTGGTATCGGTATTTTAACTGGAGGTTACATCCGTACACTTTCAGGAAAAGACAGGCTGACTGGTATTGGTACTGGCGGCAACGGTAAGAATCAGTATGGCTTAGAGGGCAGCAATGGCACAGGTATCGTTAACGATGGCAGTCTAGATACAGGTTGCCAAGAAGACGCGATCGCTGGTACTGGTAATGGCGGCATCGGCGGCAGCGGCCGCGATGTCGTCGGCGATATCGGTAACGGTGGCAAGGGCGGCGACGGCGGTACTGGAACTGGGATTGCTAACAAGGGCAAACTGAATACAGGAAACGGAAACGACGCGCTCACTGGCACAGGGAAGGGCGGCAATGGCGGCATCGGCGGCCATGTTTTCAATACTGATTACGGCTCCGGCGGTGCTGGCGGCGATGGCGGCAACGGCAGTACTGGAACTGGGATTGCCAACAATGGCGAATTGAATACAGGAAACGGAAACGACGCGATCACTGGCACTGGTATTGGTGGCAACGGTGGCTATGGCGGCGACAGAGACAGCGACAAAAACATTCCCCTCGTTGGCACCAACGGGAAGGGCGGTACTGGCACAGGCATCGCTAACAATGGCAAACTGAATACAGGGGACGGAAACGACGCGATTACTGGCACGGGTAATGGGGGTAACAGCCCCAAGGGTGGCTTTGAGGGTGACGGCGGTACTGGAACAGGCATCGCTAACACTGGCAAACTGAATACAGGGGATGGAAACGACGCGATTACTGGCACGGGTAATGGGGGCTATGGCGGCTATGGTAACAACGGCGGTGCTGGGATCGGCATCTTTAACGTTAAAGATGCCATCATCACTACAGGGACGGGCAAGGACACGATTACGGGTAATGGGAACAGTTCAGGAGCAAACGCCACCACCTATGGCATCTTCAACGATGGAGTCATTGATACAGGCAAGGGTTCTGACAAGCTTACCGGACAGGCTACAGCAACAAGTGATGGTTACGGTATTTATGGAGAAGGAATCATCAAGACTGGCGATGGCAATGATCAAGTTATTGCCACTAGCATCCTAAATGGAGTTCAACAAAAAGTCTCTATCGGTGGCGGCATCAACTTTGATTTGGGGAGTGGGGATGATTACTTCAAAGGGTTTGGCGTTGCAACTGTTGATGGCGGGGAAGGTTTTGACATCCTCGATCTAAGAGCTTTCAATCGCTCCGAACTACTAGTATCTGGTGTTACTTCGGGCAATACTCTTAAAAGTGCCAACATCACTTTCAACAACAATCAAAACCCCATTAGCTTATCTACCACTGGCTTTGAGCAATTTATCTTTGCAGATAGCTCTTTCTACTACAGTACTTTGACCAACGGGGTATAGGTAAATGGCATTTATATAAGCGAAATGCTTGAAACACTTGGTGTAAAGAATCTCTTGAGAGCCATTATTACAAATTCTTGGTTCTTCAGTTGAACTTAACAAATCCACAGTTTGGCTAGTCAGAAGTGTAAAACTGTTGAAAAAATCAAATATCAAGTTTTGTTAATAATCAATATTTGTATGTGCCAATTTTTGATTATTAACAAAACTAATTTGATAGTTTTACTAGAATCATTTGCAGCTCTTTACTTAAACCCCAAAGTTAGTTTAAAAAAAGTACTAGTTCGCCCTTAAGTGAAATTATTAGGTAAGAGGCAATCGCCTCTCTTTTTTTGTCCTCTATGTTTGGATGTCACAAACCAACCCTTCCGTGTCACAGTTAAAATGCTTCAAACCCTGATTGTTGCGTTGTGACACCCTTCCGCTTTTCGTACAACCCAGTTGTTTCTAGTGTCACAGCCTCTAAAAAAATAAAGCTTATTTAGTAAGGGTTTCAGCCATTTAAAAGTGCTACCCTTCCGCTTTCCGTTCCGCAAATCATTTTGAAGGCTAAAAAAGATGAGTTAAAAAGCTCTGTAATGTATTCCTGGTAAGGTATTGAGGTGTCACAACTCAAAGCGGAAGGGTTGACGATGAATTAGAAAAACCCCTATTTTCTGCCTTATTTATATTTCAGCTAACTCTTGCATCAACACTTTTATCTTTCGTTGGTAAGCTTCGATTTCTCCTGTGAGCAGCCTGTGTAATTCTTGTGTAGGAAGTGGTTGTACTTCATGTTCTTGCAAATCCTCTACTTCTTTATCTTTACTATTGCTGCTAACTTTTACTGTGTACTGCCATGACCCATCCCTGGATTCAGAAAATAAATTGTTAGGCAATCGATATTGAATGCCAACGATAATTCCTTGTTTGATACGTTGTCCTAACGAATATTTGGGTGATGTCCAATAATTGGGAATAGTCACAACTTTTGAAGTTTCCATACGATTGCTCCTATCTTTGTTTTGACTGTACTTGTACTACTAGTTCGCCAAGTTCACTTGGCGGGGTAAAGGGAAAGGGAAAGGTTTTAAATCGAATGGCACTAAGTTAATCGCAAAGCCCTGATATAACTTGCTTTTTGAGTGTGGGGAGTGGGGGAAGTGTGGGGAGTGTGGGGGGTAAGACTTCTTCCCCATCCTCCCACGCCTCCCACACCTCCCACACCTCCCACACCTCCCACACCATGCCCTGACGAGGTTTCAGCTTTTCTTAGTGCCATTCGGTTTTAAATCCCTTACCCTTTTCCCAGCCCTCACCCAGCATCTTTGGGTTGGCAGACTACTACTCGCTGCTGTCTTTTCTCCACCAAAACCTGACCGATAGCTCCTCCAGTCCCCAGCCCCAACATTCCTGTCGCA
This window of the Nostoc sp. ATCC 53789 genome carries:
- a CDS encoding four helix bundle protein; translated protein: MEKKKIETFEDLRVWQKEIELVKQIYLLTKDGELSRDFGLRDQLQRRGKGKWVREKGSFAKFFLYTV
- a CDS encoding four helix bundle protein, which translates into the protein MFPFPLFPFPFSPDLLRRASVSVPRNIAEGFERASRREYVNFLNIAKGSAGEIRSLLRVALEVGYLEQPTYTQLYNQAVELSRMLSNQIQAINQSLQ